A section of the Alkalihalobacillus sp. LMS39 genome encodes:
- a CDS encoding HAD family hydrolase encodes MKKAILFDVDDTMYDQQKPFADAILSIGLTSLPSSIIHPLYIRSRYYSDLLWDEYGRGELTLQELRIERVRRAFKDFQLVMTNDDALLFQQHYERNQAKIKPFPELLPLLSDLQSLNYEIGVLTNGPGSHQFAKIKTLGILPYVKKEFIFISDEVGVAKPNKQIFIHAAQTLKIDDEDLVYVGDNWTNDIVPSSQLGWQAIWYNHRQHKRGTEDNPYVEINKLDLVLDVLSTN; translated from the coding sequence TTGAAAAAAGCGATTTTATTTGATGTTGATGACACAATGTATGACCAGCAAAAACCATTTGCTGATGCTATTCTTTCGATTGGGCTGACATCACTTCCCTCATCTATCATACACCCTCTTTACATTCGCTCGCGATACTATAGTGATCTGTTATGGGACGAATATGGAAGAGGCGAGTTGACATTGCAAGAGTTGCGAATCGAACGAGTGCGCCGAGCATTTAAAGACTTTCAGTTAGTAATGACAAATGATGATGCATTGCTCTTCCAACAACATTATGAAAGGAACCAAGCGAAAATCAAACCGTTTCCTGAGCTTCTGCCACTTCTTTCTGACCTTCAATCTTTAAACTATGAAATTGGTGTACTCACAAATGGCCCGGGCTCCCACCAATTTGCGAAAATAAAAACATTAGGAATACTCCCTTATGTAAAAAAAGAGTTCATTTTTATCTCTGATGAAGTTGGAGTCGCAAAGCCAAATAAACAAATCTTTATACATGCAGCGCAAACATTAAAGATAGACGATGAGGATCTCGTATATGTTGGCGATAATTGGACAAATGACATTGTTCCCTCTTCTCAATTAGGGTGGCAAGCGATTTGGTATAACCACCGCCAGCACAAAAGGGGGACAGAAGACAATCCTTATGTTGAAATCAATAAACTAGACCTAGTTCTTGACGTTCTTTCAACGAACTAA
- a CDS encoding ABC transporter substrate-binding protein → MKKLVVLFVLLLSIVIVSSACSSSANTGEQEEKEPVATEETPQEEPEEQPEEEVEATERVVEHMKGETAVPATPERVIVISHVSWEGSLLSVGVKPIAAMTFDDEFAPHLADQLEGVEPIPFDNEVNLEKLLELEPDLLIVSDRFDQVYDELTKIAPTIMIEVGGDWKEDHLKTTEAVGKLEEGQKVIEELDEKAAEASEKLQEALGEKTVMALSINKEDIRVFGRTDHAMNNLLYDDLKLNPYDGIPEGFGENISLEGLTVFDPDYMLDISYFRDTDYFSSVMDSEVWNNLTAVKNDNVYTLDNNWGFWDPIERANGMDEIVELFVK, encoded by the coding sequence ATGAAAAAGCTTGTTGTATTATTCGTTTTATTATTGAGTATCGTCATCGTAAGTAGTGCGTGCTCAAGCTCTGCGAATACTGGTGAACAAGAAGAAAAAGAACCAGTCGCAACAGAAGAAACACCTCAGGAAGAGCCTGAAGAGCAGCCAGAGGAAGAAGTAGAGGCAACTGAGCGCGTAGTTGAACATATGAAGGGAGAAACAGCTGTACCAGCTACTCCTGAACGAGTGATTGTTATCTCTCACGTATCATGGGAAGGTTCTTTGTTATCGGTTGGAGTAAAACCAATTGCGGCGATGACGTTTGACGACGAATTTGCGCCCCATTTAGCAGACCAGCTTGAAGGTGTAGAACCAATTCCGTTTGATAATGAAGTAAACTTAGAGAAACTGCTTGAGTTAGAGCCAGATTTGTTAATTGTAAGTGACCGATTTGACCAAGTATATGATGAACTAACTAAAATTGCTCCAACTATTATGATTGAAGTTGGTGGAGACTGGAAAGAAGATCACTTAAAAACAACTGAAGCAGTTGGGAAACTAGAAGAAGGTCAAAAAGTAATTGAAGAGTTAGATGAGAAAGCAGCTGAAGCAAGTGAAAAGCTTCAAGAAGCGCTTGGTGAAAAGACAGTGATGGCGTTATCGATTAACAAAGAGGATATCCGTGTGTTCGGACGTACAGACCATGCGATGAACAACTTGTTATATGATGATTTAAAGTTAAACCCTTACGATGGAATACCTGAAGGCTTTGGTGAAAATATTTCATTAGAAGGACTTACGGTGTTTGATCCAGACTATATGCTTGATATTTCTTATTTTAGAGACACGGATTATTTCAGTTCTGTCATGGATAGTGAAGTGTGGAATAACTTAACCGCTGTTAAAAATGACAATGTGTACACATTGGATAATAACTGGGGATTCTGGGACCCGATTGAGCGAGCAAACGGAATGGATGAAATTGTAGAGCTGTTTGTGAAATAA
- a CDS encoding helix-turn-helix domain-containing protein — protein MGDYENQFYRYITIKELNCLALAEETIHVARSSFAFVSRGKGTIQRGVKTYDVETGDGLFLFANETIDFRCVNALHVYILEFDRIDRIELETIGTRKSRLVKVNYMATVVSLCEQLIQLKTEIRFASTYFKEQSLFFELMYRIVSEGETEANIMIKSLQATIEYMEANYMNDIKVNELPAMAGLTPSSYCRSIKKRTGHSPSALLANIRVKHAKERLEKQSTSLKDIAQSVGFQDELYFSRVFKKIEGVSPTIYKKRSQKRIAVVSHLFLQDHLLALGIVPVAAPSFPSYYQTGSGFPTYLHPQLKGTAPLNLERELHLEDVTKTDPNMIIHMNLQHHQKQVIPWNQADSEHVFIDWFSSWTDYQLKIAKLVNKENEADAIMTKMATIEKQAKDSLKDVSRKGTWAVIRIISGDVRLYGVDGHALTELFYQKLGFMPADGLAHPSYISHGLEQLVRIDPDRILIIWSSQQDVNDVKKQLLWQQLKAVKEQEVYWPRSEEWDPWGPIGRKKCIYEFVDYIKETIVSM, from the coding sequence ATGGGAGACTACGAAAATCAGTTTTATCGATATATTACGATAAAAGAGTTGAATTGTCTCGCATTAGCAGAAGAAACAATTCATGTTGCCCGTTCTAGTTTTGCTTTTGTCAGTAGAGGAAAGGGAACTATTCAACGAGGGGTAAAAACATATGATGTCGAAACAGGAGATGGCTTGTTTTTATTTGCAAATGAAACGATAGATTTTCGTTGTGTCAACGCTCTCCATGTTTACATACTAGAGTTTGATAGGATTGACCGAATAGAACTAGAAACCATAGGAACAAGGAAATCAAGGCTCGTGAAAGTCAATTATATGGCGACTGTTGTTTCTTTATGTGAACAATTAATCCAATTGAAAACGGAGATACGGTTCGCTTCGACCTATTTTAAAGAACAATCATTGTTTTTTGAATTGATGTACAGAATTGTAAGCGAAGGGGAAACAGAAGCGAATATCATGATAAAATCCCTCCAAGCAACCATTGAATATATGGAAGCAAACTATATGAATGACATTAAAGTAAACGAATTACCCGCGATGGCAGGCTTAACACCGAGTTCGTATTGTCGTTCGATAAAGAAACGAACAGGTCATAGTCCAAGTGCCTTGTTAGCGAACATAAGAGTTAAGCACGCAAAAGAACGATTAGAAAAACAATCAACGTCATTAAAAGATATTGCGCAAAGTGTTGGATTTCAGGACGAGCTTTATTTTAGCCGTGTCTTTAAAAAAATTGAAGGCGTGTCTCCAACGATATATAAAAAAAGAAGTCAAAAACGAATTGCTGTTGTCAGCCATTTGTTTCTTCAAGATCATTTATTAGCTTTAGGAATTGTGCCTGTTGCTGCACCGAGTTTTCCTAGCTACTATCAAACGGGTTCTGGTTTCCCGACTTATTTACATCCGCAATTAAAAGGAACAGCACCATTAAATCTAGAACGAGAACTTCATCTAGAAGATGTTACAAAAACAGACCCGAATATGATTATTCATATGAACTTACAACATCACCAAAAACAAGTGATACCATGGAATCAAGCCGATAGTGAGCATGTTTTTATCGATTGGTTTTCTTCGTGGACCGATTATCAACTAAAAATCGCCAAGCTCGTAAACAAGGAAAACGAAGCAGACGCAATTATGACAAAGATGGCTACGATAGAGAAACAAGCAAAAGATTCATTAAAAGATGTATCAAGAAAAGGAACATGGGCAGTGATTCGAATTATTTCAGGCGATGTCCGCTTATATGGTGTTGATGGCCATGCCCTAACCGAATTGTTTTATCAAAAGCTTGGTTTTATGCCAGCTGATGGTTTAGCGCATCCGAGCTACATTAGTCATGGACTAGAACAATTAGTGAGAATAGACCCAGACCGAATTTTAATCATATGGAGTAGTCAACAAGACGTAAATGATGTGAAAAAACAACTGCTTTGGCAACAGTTAAAAGCAGTAAAAGAACAAGAAGTGTATTGGCCGAGAAGCGAAGAATGGGATCCGTGGGGACCAATTGGAAGAAAGAAATGTATTTATGAATTTGTCGATTATATTAAAGAGACAATAGTGTCCATGTAA
- a CDS encoding nitroreductase, with amino-acid sequence MESKEGTPVAQVVKGRRTIREFKSDPVSLDLVKELLQLAAFAPTHGMREPWRVILFTDKGVHSFAKAIIEGTYSPEEREKKGSKMYDYYTKIPMHLVVVMEQDPRQKKWEEDFSATSAFIQNFQLLAWEKDIGVVWKTNQYNFDPKFHQAIGVFPGEKVIGTLHVGYFDEIPRTKQRTNMEEKLTIIDSDKR; translated from the coding sequence ATGGAGAGTAAAGAAGGAACACCAGTAGCTCAAGTTGTAAAAGGGAGGAGAACGATCCGCGAATTTAAAAGTGACCCAGTCTCACTTGATTTAGTAAAAGAACTATTACAATTAGCGGCTTTTGCACCAACACACGGAATGCGAGAGCCATGGCGGGTTATTTTATTCACGGATAAAGGGGTCCATTCATTTGCAAAAGCCATTATTGAAGGCACCTATTCACCGGAGGAGCGAGAAAAAAAGGGAAGTAAAATGTATGACTATTACACGAAAATCCCAATGCACCTCGTTGTTGTAATGGAACAGGATCCAAGACAAAAGAAGTGGGAAGAAGATTTTTCAGCAACATCAGCCTTTATTCAAAACTTTCAACTGTTAGCGTGGGAAAAGGATATCGGTGTTGTTTGGAAAACGAATCAATATAATTTTGACCCTAAGTTTCATCAAGCGATTGGAGTATTTCCAGGTGAAAAAGTTATCGGGACATTGCATGTAGGATACTTTGATGAAATTCCTAGAACTAAACAAAGAACAAATATGGAAGAAAAACTAACAATCATCGATTCTGATAAACGTTAA
- a CDS encoding ABC transporter ATP-binding protein, with product MEMLTTEQLGISYGEIDIVKELNLKIPKGQVTTIIGPNGCGKSTILKTMSRILEPKTGAVYLDGKAIHKTPTKEIAQKMAILPQTPEAPSGLTVSELVAYGRFPHQRGFGRLTSEDREIIEWSLHETGMTEFSERPIEALSGGQRQRVWIAMALAQETDLLLLDEPTTYLDLAHQLEVLQLLERLNQQQNRTIVMVIHDLNHAARFAHHMVALNKGTIIKEGTPEEVMTAKVLKDVFTIDAEIVTDPRTGKPVCLTYNLIDQKVNEESEETLAAAYA from the coding sequence ATGGAAATGTTAACGACAGAGCAATTAGGAATTTCTTATGGGGAAATTGACATAGTAAAAGAATTAAATCTAAAAATTCCAAAAGGACAAGTGACAACAATTATTGGTCCAAATGGTTGTGGTAAGTCTACGATTTTAAAAACGATGTCGCGTATTTTAGAGCCGAAAACAGGTGCTGTTTATTTAGATGGGAAAGCCATTCATAAAACACCAACAAAAGAAATTGCGCAAAAAATGGCAATCCTTCCACAAACACCTGAAGCTCCAAGTGGGTTAACGGTTTCTGAACTTGTTGCGTATGGTCGTTTTCCTCATCAACGAGGGTTCGGTCGTTTGACTAGTGAAGACAGGGAGATTATTGAATGGTCTCTTCATGAAACAGGAATGACCGAGTTTTCCGAACGGCCAATCGAAGCACTATCTGGTGGACAGCGACAACGTGTATGGATTGCGATGGCTTTAGCGCAAGAAACAGATTTATTGTTATTAGATGAGCCTACGACTTATTTGGATTTAGCTCATCAGCTTGAAGTTCTTCAATTGCTAGAGCGATTAAATCAACAACAAAACCGTACTATTGTTATGGTCATTCATGATTTAAACCATGCTGCCAGATTTGCCCACCATATGGTTGCGTTAAATAAAGGAACGATAATAAAAGAAGGAACACCAGAAGAGGTAATGACAGCAAAAGTTTTAAAAGATGTATTTACAATTGATGCCGAAATTGTAACAGATCCAAGAACGGGAAAGCCTGTTTGCTTGACGTACAATTTAATTGACCAAAAAGTCAATGAAGAAAGCGAAGAAACTTTAGCCGCGGCTTATGCATAA
- a CDS encoding iron ABC transporter permease: MQQAKKKPLFTIMIIAVLIVVTFFISLNLGVIRISPVDVIKTLFGYGSERDALVLMEFRLPRMVIALFIGAGLAVSGAILQGVSQNGLADPGILGINAGAGLAVVLFIFFFQGSQSALGISSIFIMPFSALVGGCLAAFLIYALAWKKGVTPIRLILVGIGVNAAFGAALIVFQLKMNPRDFMQATVWLSGSIWGTNWKFVLAILPWVLIFIPLAMFKARYLNILNLGDQVAIGLGAAVEKERRKLLFISVALAGSCVAAGGGIAFLGLVAPHLARRLVGPKHEILLPASALMGALLLLVADTIGRNLLAPSEIPVGLVVSALGAPYFIYLLMKTN, encoded by the coding sequence ATGCAACAAGCAAAAAAGAAACCGTTATTTACAATTATGATTATTGCTGTTCTCATTGTTGTGACGTTTTTTATTAGTTTAAATTTAGGAGTTATACGAATCAGTCCAGTTGATGTTATAAAAACATTATTTGGTTATGGCTCCGAAAGAGATGCACTTGTTTTAATGGAGTTTCGACTGCCGCGTATGGTTATCGCGTTATTTATAGGAGCAGGGTTAGCGGTTTCAGGTGCGATATTGCAAGGGGTATCTCAAAATGGGCTAGCTGATCCTGGGATATTAGGAATTAACGCCGGTGCAGGGCTTGCGGTTGTTCTTTTTATTTTTTTCTTTCAAGGTTCACAATCAGCACTGGGAATTTCATCTATTTTTATAATGCCTTTTTCCGCATTAGTTGGTGGATGCTTAGCTGCTTTTCTTATTTATGCCTTAGCATGGAAAAAAGGTGTGACCCCAATCCGGTTAATTTTAGTTGGAATTGGTGTGAATGCGGCGTTTGGAGCGGCATTAATTGTATTCCAATTAAAAATGAATCCAAGAGATTTTATGCAAGCCACAGTATGGTTATCGGGAAGTATTTGGGGAACGAACTGGAAGTTTGTCCTTGCTATACTGCCTTGGGTTCTCATTTTTATTCCATTGGCAATGTTTAAGGCGCGATACTTAAATATATTAAATTTAGGAGATCAAGTTGCAATTGGTTTAGGTGCCGCTGTAGAAAAAGAACGAAGAAAGCTTTTATTTATTAGTGTAGCGTTAGCGGGGTCATGTGTCGCTGCTGGTGGTGGAATTGCTTTTCTTGGCTTAGTAGCTCCGCATTTAGCAAGAAGACTTGTTGGACCTAAACATGAGATATTACTGCCGGCTTCTGCTTTAATGGGGGCTTTGTTACTTTTAGTCGCAGATACAATCGGACGAAATCTTTTAGCACCATCTGAAATTCCAGTTGGACTAGTGGTTTCAGCTTTAGGTGCACCGTATTTTATTTATTTACTTATGAAAACGAACTAA
- a CDS encoding iron ABC transporter permease, producing the protein MTINKQKEKLREKKIKSRPLVASFILFVGCVALLFGIATSISLGAADIDLKTVWDGIFHFNPELMSHQIIQELRIPRSLAAAFVGAFLAVSGAIMQGMTRNPLAEPSIMGITAGSAFMIAIAFAFYPGTSSVGLMIWSFVGAGLGASLVFFIGMFSKGGLTPVKMALAGTAVAAMLTSFSTAIAIHFHVAQDISFWYAGGVAGTQWFSIHIIIPVAIIGLLLAFAISPSITVLSLGEDVAKGLGQRTVAVKIIGTIVVLLLTGAAVSIAGTIGFIGLVIPHITRFLVGVDYRWIIPCSALLGALLLVLADIGARLVNPPFETPVGAITALIGVPFFLYLARREGRGF; encoded by the coding sequence ATGACGATAAATAAACAAAAAGAAAAGCTTCGTGAGAAAAAAATAAAATCTCGTCCTCTAGTCGCATCCTTCATTTTATTTGTAGGGTGTGTTGCGCTTTTATTCGGAATTGCCACTTCGATTTCTTTAGGGGCAGCGGATATTGATTTAAAAACAGTATGGGACGGCATTTTTCATTTTAATCCAGAATTAATGTCACATCAAATAATCCAGGAGCTCCGAATTCCTCGATCTCTTGCGGCTGCTTTTGTTGGAGCATTTTTAGCAGTTTCAGGTGCGATTATGCAAGGGATGACACGAAATCCATTAGCAGAACCGTCCATTATGGGAATTACAGCAGGATCCGCTTTTATGATAGCCATTGCGTTCGCCTTTTACCCAGGAACTTCGTCTGTTGGTTTAATGATTTGGTCTTTTGTAGGAGCTGGATTAGGGGCTTCACTCGTTTTCTTCATAGGGATGTTTTCAAAAGGGGGCTTAACCCCTGTGAAAATGGCGTTAGCTGGAACTGCTGTTGCAGCGATGCTTACTTCTTTTTCAACAGCCATTGCGATTCATTTTCATGTCGCGCAAGATATTAGTTTTTGGTATGCAGGCGGAGTAGCAGGAACCCAATGGTTTAGCATTCACATCATCATTCCGGTTGCCATTATCGGATTATTGCTAGCTTTCGCGATTTCGCCTTCCATTACGGTGTTAAGTTTAGGAGAAGATGTCGCAAAAGGATTAGGACAGCGAACGGTCGCGGTTAAAATTATCGGAACAATTGTCGTGTTACTTTTAACAGGAGCAGCTGTGTCCATTGCCGGAACAATTGGATTTATTGGCCTTGTTATTCCTCATATTACCCGCTTTTTAGTAGGGGTTGATTATCGGTGGATTATCCCGTGTTCTGCTTTATTAGGAGCGCTATTACTCGTATTAGCGGATATCGGAGCCCGACTGGTTAACCCTCCTTTTGAAACGCCGGTTGGGGCCATTACTGCTCTTATTGGTGTTCCGTTTTTCCTTTATCTCGCTCGGCGAGAAGGGAGAGGTTTTTAA
- a CDS encoding OmpA family protein, whose amino-acid sequence MASKHKKGHDEEHVDESWLIPYADMLTLLLALFVILFAVSQVDAQKYEEIKVVLSDALGGTGSMEGLGDYEEGLGGGEGTTPEEQTEEEKEQEVQNTATVWDDLELLKERLDSYINEENLNEQLTTEITPDGLMIIIHDEIMFAPGVAVLKPTAKKVVVSLADILAQDPPLHIRISGHTDNVPIHNDSFQSNWDLSAVRALNVMNIFLENDNIKPKQLSIAGYGEYQPIASNDTPEGREKNRRVEVLVLPKTEE is encoded by the coding sequence ATGGCTTCAAAACATAAGAAAGGACATGATGAGGAACATGTAGATGAATCTTGGCTTATCCCTTACGCTGACATGTTGACGTTATTATTAGCTCTCTTTGTTATTTTGTTTGCGGTTAGCCAAGTCGATGCTCAAAAGTATGAGGAAATAAAAGTTGTTTTATCAGATGCACTAGGTGGAACAGGGAGTATGGAAGGTTTGGGCGATTATGAAGAAGGTCTTGGTGGAGGGGAAGGGACAACTCCAGAGGAACAGACCGAAGAAGAAAAAGAACAAGAAGTCCAGAATACAGCAACCGTTTGGGACGACTTAGAGCTGCTGAAAGAAAGGCTCGATTCATATATTAACGAAGAAAATTTAAATGAGCAGCTTACAACAGAAATTACACCGGATGGATTAATGATTATTATTCATGATGAAATTATGTTTGCTCCAGGTGTAGCCGTTTTAAAACCAACGGCGAAAAAAGTCGTTGTATCATTAGCCGATATTTTAGCACAAGATCCACCGTTGCATATTCGAATATCAGGTCATACTGACAATGTTCCAATTCATAATGACTCATTTCAATCAAATTGGGATTTAAGTGCTGTTCGTGCTTTAAATGTCATGAATATCTTTTTAGAAAATGACAATATTAAACCAAAGCAATTAAGTATTGCTGGATATGGAGAATATCAGCCTATCGCTTCAAATGATACTCCTGAAGGTAGGGAGAAAAATCGGCGTGTCGAAGTTCTTGTATTACCTAAAACAGAAGAATAG
- the motA gene encoding flagellar motor stator protein MotA has translation MDKSSIIGIILGVLAIVLGMVFKGTSLMVLVNPAAIMIIGVGTVASLLIAFPMSEIKKVPKLFKILFTEKKQATPQDLIQQLVELGTVSRQEGMLALESKVKEIENSFMKQAIRMISDGMDPDFIRNALSEKIESMQQRHSSGAQIFTQAGTYAPTLGVLGAVLGLIAALGNMDDTEALGHAIAAAFVATLFGIFCGYVLWHPFANKLKQKSKREAFEKYLIIEGAILIIDGVSPRQIEETLSMYLEEGAQEKLLQGSEA, from the coding sequence ATGGATAAATCGTCAATTATCGGAATTATATTAGGGGTATTAGCAATCGTCTTAGGAATGGTATTTAAAGGAACGAGTTTAATGGTGTTAGTAAATCCAGCAGCCATTATGATTATTGGTGTTGGAACTGTAGCATCTTTATTAATTGCTTTTCCTATGTCTGAAATAAAAAAAGTGCCTAAACTATTTAAAATATTATTTACCGAAAAAAAGCAAGCAACACCACAAGACTTAATTCAACAATTAGTTGAATTAGGAACGGTTTCTCGTCAAGAAGGAATGCTAGCACTTGAATCGAAAGTGAAAGAAATTGAAAATTCGTTTATGAAACAGGCAATTCGCATGATTTCTGATGGAATGGACCCTGATTTTATCCGCAATGCGTTAAGTGAGAAAATCGAGTCGATGCAGCAACGTCATAGTTCAGGTGCTCAAATTTTCACACAAGCAGGGACATATGCACCAACATTGGGCGTACTAGGAGCGGTATTAGGGTTAATTGCTGCCCTTGGAAATATGGACGATACGGAAGCATTAGGGCATGCGATTGCAGCGGCATTCGTAGCGACATTGTTTGGAATTTTTTGCGGTTACGTCCTATGGCATCCATTTGCAAATAAATTAAAACAAAAGTCAAAACGTGAGGCATTTGAAAAATATTTAATTATTGAAGGTGCGATTTTAATCATTGATGGGGTGTCACCACGACAAATTGAAGAAACGTTAAGCATGTATTTAGAAGAAGGTGCACAGGAAAAACTCTTGCAAGGAAGTGAAGCATAG
- a CDS encoding LacI family DNA-binding transcriptional regulator, with protein MSVTIKDIAKAAGVSYSTVSKALLDSPLVKPKTKAKIKEIALELGYQPNVAARSLVSKKSNTIGIVWPTVERVAHSALITAINQKLEEHAYTTLISINPLKDAIKTFSRFRVDGILVFDETSYIDSIETNVPVITYGIAGSTKQYPTVDVNRKAAIKAAVSYLHNIGHKKIAYIGNLTSEDLFQEEKVAGFTEAITEANLDNYEYSLLPITGLDQYDGYLAAKTIIKADRPTAFISGSQDLARGVFRAVHEMDLRIADDISIISYDNIPQKEDLDVPLSIVGVPLATIASTLCDLLIEVANGNSIDSTTILTPELHITTSCQPLP; from the coding sequence ATGTCCGTTACGATTAAAGATATAGCAAAAGCTGCTGGTGTGAGTTACTCTACGGTTTCAAAAGCGCTCCTTGATAGTCCACTCGTAAAACCGAAAACAAAAGCAAAAATCAAAGAAATCGCTCTAGAACTTGGCTATCAACCAAATGTAGCCGCACGTAGTTTAGTGTCAAAAAAATCAAACACGATTGGAATTGTATGGCCAACAGTTGAAAGAGTCGCCCATTCGGCTTTAATTACCGCTATTAACCAAAAACTAGAAGAACATGCCTATACAACGTTAATCTCAATAAACCCTCTGAAAGATGCGATTAAAACGTTTAGCCGATTTCGTGTTGATGGAATTTTAGTCTTTGATGAGACAAGTTATATTGATTCCATTGAAACAAATGTCCCTGTGATAACATATGGAATTGCCGGATCGACAAAACAATATCCGACCGTTGATGTGAATCGAAAAGCTGCGATAAAAGCTGCTGTGTCTTATTTACATAACATCGGTCATAAAAAAATAGCTTACATCGGAAATTTAACTTCAGAAGATTTATTTCAAGAAGAAAAAGTAGCAGGGTTTACAGAAGCAATAACAGAAGCTAATCTTGACAATTATGAATATTCACTTCTACCCATTACAGGTCTGGACCAGTACGACGGGTATTTAGCAGCAAAAACGATTATAAAAGCTGACCGTCCTACCGCTTTTATTAGTGGAAGCCAAGATTTAGCTAGAGGCGTTTTTCGTGCGGTTCATGAAATGGATTTGCGTATTGCAGATGACATTTCTATCATTAGTTATGATAACATTCCTCAAAAAGAAGATTTAGATGTTCCATTATCAATTGTAGGTGTTCCTCTTGCAACAATCGCATCGACTTTATGTGATTTACTTATTGAAGTCGCTAACGGGAATTCCATTGATTCAACGACAATTTTAACACCCGAATTACATATCACAACTTCATGTCAGCCATTACCATAG
- a CDS encoding ATP-grasp domain-containing protein — MTTRRYLSFIQQSVQTDGVTFKEIVPDYLYVAKKDNGSFLMHDVEVGLNNSASMKIAQSKTATYSVLTANEVPAVEHMFLRNARSRFATNDPFQQGIQWFSQWNKKVVVKPDTGAQGNHVYKVENHDELVKRMNTIFSLEHNIAISPFYEATYEYRIITLFQQPKLFIGKQRTTTWKHNLISGAKPVAIDKPLLAELTTLAKEASAALQLDFCSIDVLHTSKGLRVIEVNDQVMMDEYVKSVPSAESEVAQIYREAILQRFSR, encoded by the coding sequence ATGACGACAAGACGATATTTATCTTTCATTCAACAATCTGTACAAACAGACGGTGTCACCTTCAAAGAAATCGTTCCAGATTACCTTTATGTTGCTAAAAAAGACAACGGTTCTTTTTTAATGCATGATGTTGAAGTTGGCTTAAACAACAGTGCATCAATGAAAATTGCTCAAAGTAAGACAGCAACCTATTCCGTTTTAACTGCAAATGAAGTTCCTGCAGTTGAACATATGTTTTTACGAAACGCTCGTTCTCGATTTGCAACAAATGACCCATTTCAACAAGGGATACAATGGTTTTCACAGTGGAACAAAAAAGTCGTTGTCAAACCTGATACAGGGGCACAAGGAAACCATGTTTATAAAGTTGAAAATCATGATGAACTCGTCAAAAGAATGAACACCATTTTTTCTTTAGAACATAATATAGCGATTAGCCCGTTTTATGAAGCTACATATGAATACCGTATCATTACTCTTTTTCAACAGCCAAAACTCTTTATCGGAAAGCAAAGGACTACAACTTGGAAACATAATTTAATTAGTGGGGCAAAACCAGTGGCAATAGATAAGCCTTTGCTCGCCGAATTAACGACTCTTGCAAAAGAAGCTTCGGCCGCTTTACAACTAGACTTTTGTTCGATTGACGTCTTACATACTAGCAAAGGTTTACGTGTTATTGAAGTGAACGACCAAGTGATGATGGATGAATACGTAAAATCAGTTCCTTCTGCTGAAAGTGAAGTCGCTCAAATTTATCGCGAGGCGATTTTACAACGTTTTAGCCGTTAG